The genome window TTTTTACGGAATTGCCGCATCAGGCTGAAAAAAAAACTTTCATCAATGGAAATAACTGTTGAATGTAAAAGCGAAATGCAGGTAAATACCGATCCGGAGCTTCTCTTCTCCATCCTGGAAAATCTGCTGCTAAATGCTTTTGAGGCGCGGGGAGAAGGGACTGTTGCGCAGATCAGTACCGGCAGTAATGATGACACCGGACAGGCGGTTGTGGTAATTATCGATAACGGCCCTGGAATCGCGGAAGAACTATTGCCCGATGCCCTGTTTGAACCCTTTAAGACCGATAAGGACGGTGGCAGCGGTATTGGTCTTTGGCAGGTCAAAAGATTGGTTGCCGGGCTGGGGGGCAGTGTTTCGGCTGAAAACAGGCTGGAAGGTGGTGCACGGTTTGTGGTGAGACTTCCGTTATTTTTGTAGGTGTCGGAACATTTTACAGGATGGCATGATTAGCCACAGACCCACACGGACGGACACAGACAAAATGCAATAAAAAAAATCCCCCGGTCAACACCGGAGGATTTTTATGAAACTATATCTGATTTTTATAATACTGTTAAAACCTGTTTAACTTTTTTTGCTGAAACGCTTGCGGCTGTAGCCCACCAGACCGAGAAGTCCTACGCCCATGAGCAGGATTGTAGAGGGTTCTGGTACGGGGGCAACGCCGGGCTCTGTTCCTTCAGCGGTAAGTGTTGCGCTGTTGAAATAGAAATCACCAAATGTCGCAGTGAGAGTGGCATCAACGGTGCCAGTATTACTTAATGTCATTAGCGACGTAATCGTGAAACTAACATCACCTGTGTCAACTTCCCACGAGAAGGAATTTGTCCCGACATCAAGAGCCGCCCATTCCCAAAAGTCCCAGCCACTATCATCTTGTAAGTTGAGTTCGACCGACGCAGATGTGACATCCTGTGTAACTGGATTAAAACCGTCATCGGTGATATCAAATGTCCACGAAACACTGTCATTATAACCCCACAAGGAGCCCCTCATGTAAAGGTGACCTGCATCATATGTATCTGTATACGAAATAGCACTCGCAGTTCCCACCATCCCAAAAACCAACATCATGGCACACAAAAACATTAAAAACTTTTTCATTTCTCTACCTCCCTAATTAAAAGATTAAAAAAATAATTATTAAACCCATTTGTTTCTTACTTAAGTTTATATAGCAACTATTATGCCACTTGCATAAGTGTTTGAAATTCAACATCTTTTCAATCTTTAGCCCGCCTGCGGCCCGGCCATTGTAAAAAAATCCGACAGTTATAGGAAGCCGCAATCCATGCCTTTTTTTGCGATACAATCACTTAGAAGCTTGTAATTGCAATAGTTCACACTATTTTTATAAAAAAAATGGAAAATTGAATGGAAAAAGCTTTTCAGAATTGTGTCGGAATATTTTACAGTTTGGCGAGGAATGTTTTGCCTGGTTCCCATGCTCCAGCGTGGGAATCTCATATGGTATGCATTCCCACGCTGGAGCGTGGGAACGAGAAAATGTTGCTTTTCGCCTCGTTCCCAGGCTCTGCCTGGGAATGCATACCACAAGGCTCTGCCTTTTTTAGTGAGTATTTTGCTTCAAGTCAAACTGATTTTCCATCTCTGCCAGCAGGAGGTGAATTCCCCTGGCTGGTCGAACGAAAATGCCTTGACGTTGCTGCCGTTCTTCACCAGCATAGAGCAGGCCTGCCCCTAGTGGAAGATCAAAAAGCCTGGCAACAGCTCGTAATCCCTTGAAATAATCCCTGTTCAGCGTCATCCCGGCCTTGATTTCCACTGGGAAAAGATCAGGACCATAGTTGAGCAGCAAATCCACCTCATTACCATTACTGTCACGATAAAAGTGAAGGTTACTGCGGCGGCCGCTGTGCAATCGATACTTAAGCGCCTCCATCACCACCAGATTTTCAAAAAGATTTCCGCGTAATGGATCCCGGCTAACGTGGAGTTCGCTTTCCAGGCCGAGGAGATTGGCGGCAAGGCCGACATCATAAAAGTAAAGTTTAGGCGACTTTACCAGTCTTTTTGCGATCTTGGCAAAATAAGGCGGCAGCCGGAAGACGATATAGCTTGCCTCCAGCAGGATTAACCAGTTACGAGCCGTCTGGTGGGAGATACCGCAGTCAGCCGCCAGGCTGTTAAGGTTAAGTAATTGCCCCACCCGGCCGGCACACAGGGTGGTAAAACGCTGAAAAAGAGTTAAATCCTTCACGGCTGCCAGCTGACGAATATCCCGCTCCACATAGGTTTCGATATAGTCGGCCATGGCCCGAGCCGGCGATAACCCTTCACGCCAGATGCG of Desulfosarcina sp. BuS5 contains these proteins:
- a CDS encoding PEP-CTERM sorting domain-containing protein; its protein translation is MKKFLMFLCAMMLVFGMVGTASAISYTDTYDAGHLYMRGSLWGYNDSVSWTFDITDDGFNPVTQDVTSASVELNLQDDSGWDFWEWAALDVGTNSFSWEVDTGDVSFTITSLMTLSNTGTVDATLTATFGDFYFNSATLTAEGTEPGVAPVPEPSTILLMGVGLLGLVGYSRKRFSKKS
- a CDS encoding ATP-binding protein — protein: MEILDRTLESVFINSARHYPVVTVTGPRQSGKTTLCRKVFAEKKYVSLENMDTRIFAREDPRGFLAGLPDGAILDEIQHVPELSSYIQTLVDEDQRNGLFILTGSQQFEVATTINQSLAGRTALLKLLPFSLNELGHHQEGVSLNGLLLTGFYPRIWREGLSPARAMADYIETYVERDIRQLAAVKDLTLFQRFTTLCAGRVGQLLNLNSLAADCGISHQTARNWLILLEASYIVFRLPPYFAKIAKRLVKSPKLYFYDVGLAANLLGLESELHVSRDPLRGNLFENLVVMEALKYRLHSGRRSNLHFYRDSNGNEVDLLLNYGPDLFPVEIKAGMTLNRDYFKGLRAVARLFDLPLGAGLLYAGEERQQRQGIFVRPARGIHLLLAEMENQFDLKQNTH